A portion of the Lolium rigidum isolate FL_2022 chromosome 1, APGP_CSIRO_Lrig_0.1, whole genome shotgun sequence genome contains these proteins:
- the LOC124650340 gene encoding homeobox-leucine zipper protein TF1-like, whose translation MPRAQSGQAHGDEQQTFDNYSEELDEMHGDNVDFDISLSNRNISRGNPTNDQDGIGPKSSKKRLQRLTFEQNQILQGEFSVWAHPDEYRRRELSEITGLTEQQVKFWFQNKLTQVKSLHKKEENYRLKVENVMLSNENKKLKEAQRNMFCPTCDPLPQNQLSPDMQTLKEQNNWLKLEISRLQAETLQNSGQSFQLDSSAENVVIIQNDIQMIAKLTHNAMDEFIILSNSHGPLWLPVPGGSFEILNKMAYATQFDGKNSAHITGFKTEATRASVVVMMGAKNIMDYLMDSECYASLCPGILSSAKTIKAYKWPTNVGYDGAMHLMTIETVFPSPLVPSRKCTFVRSCRELQNGTTLIVDVSLDSSDGTFFKCRKMPSGVLIQPLDRNSCKIIVIEHVLVDDTGVQELYQPCLSGLMFGARRWVTSIARQSLRLRDVFHVITRNALRANSKGRKSLMKLADGLLVSYSNSIAGIPDDAWTMVCGAGTEQDIKIAHRRSHDRTNTAVVSVSASFQLPIPLRVTFDLLRNNTLRAEWDVLVKGGVVREEVCVSSSIEADDTVSILHVKNVAEIRENIMILQNSCYDVSGSFIVYSPIDTQLMNKIQSPEDMAESKVSLYPTGFSLLPVSQSAEGGNGIALGKDGETLVTVGFQILLKLTRDNGLYPKSVVATIALMSENIATIKTSLINNKSHVECTRRKGRHNDTGRM comes from the exons ATGCCGCGGGCACAGAGTGGTCAAGCACACGGCGACGAGCAGCAAACCTTTGACAATTACTCTGAAGAATTAGATGAAATGCATGGTGATAATGTTGACTTTGACATATCACTTAGCAACAGAAACATAAGTCGGGGGAACCCCACAAATGATCAAGATGGCATTGGCCCAAAATCAAGCAAGAAGCGCCTACAGAGGCTCACTTTCGAGCAGAACCAGATACTTCAAGG AGAGTTCAGCGTATGGGCTCACCCGGATGAATATCGAAGGAGGGAGCTGAGTGAGATAACTGGTCTTACAGAACAACAAGTGAAGTTTTGGTTTCAGAACAAGTTAACACAAGTCAAG AGTCTGCATAAAAAAGAAGAGAACTATAGATTGAAAGTGGAGAACGTAATGCTGAGCAACGAAAATAAGAAGCTTAAGGAGGCTCAGAGGAATATGTTTTGCCCCACTTGTGATCCACTGCCACAGAACCAGCTCTCTCCAGATATGCAAACACTCAAAGAGCAAAATAACTGGCTAAAGCTAGAG ATTTCCCGATTGCAAGCTGAAACACTTCAAAATTCCGGACAATCTTTCCAACTTGACTCATCTGCAGAAAATGTTGTTATCATACAAAACGACATACAAAtgattgctaaactaactcataaTGCAATGGACGAGTTTATCATTTTGTCCAACTCACATGGCCCTCTATGGCTGCCTGTCCCTGGTGGTTCATTTGAAATACTGAACAAGATGGCTTATGCTACACAATTTGATGGAAAAAATAGTGCACATATAACAGGATTCAAGACCGAGGCCACTCGTGCTAGTGTTGTGGTCATGATGGGCGCCAAAAATATTATGGATTATCTCATGGATTCT GAGTGCTATGCATCTCTTTGTCCTGGAATCCTGTCAAGTGCAAAAACCATTAAGGCTTATAAGTGGCCTACTaatgtaggctacgatggcgctaTGCATTTG ATGACAATTGAGACGGTGTTCCCGTCCCCCCTGGTACCATCGAGGAAATGCACATTCGTGAGGTCCTGCAGGGAGCTACAAAATGGGACAACACTCATTGTTGACGTGTCCCTGGATAGCAGTGATGGTACGTTCTTCAAATGCCGCAAGATGCCTTCAGGAGTGCTAATTCAGCCCCTAGACCGTAATAGCTGCAAG ATCATCGTCATAGAGCATGTTCTAGTAGATGATACCGGAGTTCAAGAGCTGTACCAGCCATGTCTGAGTGGACTCATGTTTGGAGCTAGGCGCTGGGTAACCAGCATCGCACGGCAAAGCTTGCGTTTAAGAGACGTCTTCCACGTTATTACCAGAAATGCATTAAGAG CCAACTCAAAGGGGAGGAAGTCCCTAATGAAGCTAGCCGATGGCCTGCTCGTCAGCTACAGCAACAGCATCGCTGGCATCCCTGATGACGCATGGACCATGGTGTGCGGTGCTGGTACGGAACAAGATATCAAGATCGCACATAGAAGAAGCCATGACCGCACAAACACCGCTGTTGTGTCTGTGAGCGCATCATTCCAGCTTCCAATACCACTTAGGGTCACGTTTGATCTGCTCAGGAACAACACGCTGCGTGCAGAG TGGGATGTGCTGGTGAAAGGTGGTGTCGTGAGGGAGGAAGTCTGTGTCTCCAGCAGCATAGAAGCCGATGATACCGTCTCCATACTGCATGTTAAG AATGTCGCAGAAATAAGGGAAAACATCATGATCCTCCAGAACAGCTGCTATGACGTGTCGGGCTCATTCATTGTTTACTCGCCCATCGACACCCAACTGATGAACAAGATCCAGAGCCCAGAGGACATGGCGGAGAGCAAGGTATCCCTTTACCCCACCGGCTTCTCCCTCCTCCCCGTCAGTCAGTCTGCCGAGGGTGGCAATGGCATTGCCCTAGGCAAGGATGGAGAAACTCTTGTAACCGTGGGGTTCCAGATTCTGCTGAAGCTCACACGTGACAATGGCTTATATCCTAAGTCTGTGGTTGCGACCATCGCTCTCATGTCCGAGAACATTGCGACTATCAAAACGTCCTTGATCAACAACAAGTCCCATGTAGAATGTACCAG GAGGAAAGGGAGGCACAATGATACTGGAAGGATGTAA